Genomic window (Zingiber officinale cultivar Zhangliang chromosome 2B, Zo_v1.1, whole genome shotgun sequence):
AGCAAATGATTGGTGAGAGAGAAATTAGTTTGGGAAaatgattctaggattttgatttcatCATGATGTTAATTGATGTTGTAAGTACCTCGTGTTAGTTTTGAcgtggtcaaccaagtcaagttaggtcctgtgtacctgatccttgtgtctaagtgtacatgagcttaggaacacaagaagtcgaataAAAGACATAGCAGACCAGAAGGATAGCACGGGAATTGAGTCGACGAACtctgtgcatccgagggatgagaaactgcAGAAGAGTTCATCGATGGAGTGATAAGGATGTGTGTGTcatttctgagggacaagaagctggagcagaaTATTGCTCGAGGTGAAAgccggagttgggtttgggtgagcccagTTCTAGAAGCCCGGAGCAAACCTAAATGGCTGGAGATGAAGAAAGTGACCGAAGGAGACGTAGACAGTTAGCACGAGGCTGACCGATTTGGGCGCCCGAACCACTTTGGTGCCAAAATGGTGCCTCATCACTGTGAATCATGTTTGGGGTCAAAATAAGCactggtccgagtgcccggacatGGTCCATGTGATCGAAGATGAAAAAAGTCTATCTTCCAACCGTTGCGCGTAGTCGTTGTGTGGAGATAACATTTGCCACCCTGGGGGCGCCCGGAGAGGGTCCAGGTGCCTAGACCGTGCCATGTCAGCACTGGATAAATTTTACCAAAGCACTATAAATAGTGCCTTGGTTCAGCCAGTTTAGTACAACATTTTTTGTACTCGAGTTTTTCTACTTTGTTCTTCAAAATTCTGTGTGTTCAACATtttgtacgagatttctctaTAAGGAGCGGATTAGTTGAGCTTCATTTGCCTTGAATTagcaaccttcccggttgtaaaccaagtaaatcgtttgtgtctcatacttattttatacattttagtttcttttattaaagtgtttgttTTAGTCAAAGTTGTAAGTTTCGAGAAGGATATACTTATCTTTTCAGGGTAATTCATCCCACTCTTGCAGGTCGCACGAGACTTATAGATGTTATATGAATTGTTGATCTTATTGCCTCTATGTTTATTCTCTTGTAGGAATTCTAACCAAATTACTAATACGGACCTATGAATGTTACACTAGAGTGTTTATCCTATTGAATTTCTATACTATTAAGTAAAGAGGTAATatagaaagtctggttaaagtGATGTTCACTATCACATGAGGGTCCTCCGATCATATAATATACATTACACAAATTACTTCCTAATATTAAATTGAAAACATCTTATTAAACTCTAATTAGCTAATCCCTTATAGAGAATTGGTCTCTATTTCAAGGTGATACTCTAGAAAGTCCAGTTAAAGAGATTCCTTTTGTCACTAAGGACCCTCTGGTCATACAATCTAATGCATCTCCCCTACATAGTGACCAATCCTTCACATCTATTCAATCAACAACATATACAATTAATCATTCATCACACATGCATTTAATCAAAAAATAACAAAGCATAAACATGTCATAGAACAAGAAAATGTACAAATTAATAGTTCATATATCAATATCACATCCTAATTACTCCTTACATACTAGAATTTGGAGATCTACTCTATAGCAAGGAAACTACAAACCAAAGACAATGAAAGAAGTATTCTTACAATCCAAATGGAGAATAAAAAGGAAGAAATGCTTAGCGAGATGTAGCTGATGTCTTGGGAAGAAATCCTCACTTGGATGATGGGCGAATCGATGAAATCTTCCTCCGATGGTGGATGCATCATTGAAAACTCGGATATGGACATTGAGAGTACCCTTGAAAGGAAACCTCTCTCTCTCCTTGAAAAGGGGATCTTACTCCCCTTTTATAGGTGACACACGAGCATGTATCAATGCTACACTGGTGTCAAAAGACATGACTGTGGGGTGAAAGGCTCTGTGAAGTAGGCATGGTCATGCCTCATAGGCACGGCCAAATTGTGGAATCAACTTCGTGAGGAGGCACAATCATGCCTTGGAGGTGCGGTCGAAAAGTGGGGCATATTGTAAACAAGGCACAACTGAACCATGAGACTAGCTGAGAGTAAGGTATGGTCATGCCCCATGGCAATGGTCGAACCATGGCACAAACTGGACTCCTCTGAGAGACATCCCCATGCCTATGAGGCATGACCATGTCCTCATAAGACATGGTCGTGCCTTTGAGGCACAACCATGTCTTGGGTTCTTTCTCTCCAAGCTTGCTCCAACGTCTAATAAGCTTCATTTTTACTCTAAAAAgtatcctgtcaatcaaaatacaAAAAGAGTAGATATCCAAACTAAAAGAGTAAAATTGTTGAtatcataataaaatatggtgcAATAATATAGATCACGTtcatgaaatatatgtaaatatGCGTTAAATAATGTCAATAAACATGAATAATTTATGCACATCACaatgtggagaaacctcttacaagtgTTGAAAGCACACAATCAAAGTAGTAGAATAGTAAAGAAACTCATGTAGTAGTGATTCTGAAATACTGAGATcggggttgtatttatagccctgatccaggcgcttggaagggttttgGACACTAAGCATGggtaaaactttatccatgttAGACAAATTGTGACAGCTCGGTGATCGATAAGTTttgtggtccgggcgcttggaccaagtTTGGGTTGAACCATCCCTCAGCCAGGGCACGAGATCAAGCGCCCTGGCTGGCCCCGGGGGTCCGGGTGCCCAAACCAAAGTCAATAgatttgttgactttttggtccaggCTCTTGCTccagctctgctcgcttgggtgatctcggtcatctggaatagggctcacccaaacatATTTTTTAGCCTTCTTGAGCAGTCTtctactccggcttctcatcccttggaaacgTTGCTcatctccttctcgtccaccagcatactcttccacagtgcTTTGTCCCTCAAACACAGTGGCGGATCCAGACAAAAATTTAAAGGGGTGCTAGACAAAAATTTAAGACGGTGTAGATCCTGAAAGACACATAGTCAGGCACATATCCTTTGGTCTTCACCAGCTCCTTCAAGCTCCCTAACATCTCGTATATCTACTGTGTAGCTTGGTGTGATTGGTCATGCGCTATGAAAACAAATGTCTTGTTTGATACGTATATCCAGCTGCATCTAGTATCCTTCCTTACCCCATTAGATTGCATTAGTCTCCTGATCTCTTTAGCTTCTTCCAACATTCCATGCAATGCATACATAGTTTCCAAAGTTATGGAGTTCGATCATAAAGAGATTTTGTGCCACTTTCCTACTAAGTTCCAAGTTACTAAACTTCCTACAAGCTGCAAGCAAAGAACCCCACACAGATGAATCAGGATGTATTGGCATTGCATCAATGACTTGCATTGCTTCATCCAAGCAACCAGCTTGTCCAAGCAAGTCTACCATACAAGTATAGTACTTGAATCCCTGGTTGACAAGCTCATTACGGTTGCAAGCTAAAAGAACACTAACAAATGTGATGTAGTTTGTGTCAATCCCCAAATCCATCATTTCATCAAATAGTTTAAGAACTTTGTATCCATGCCCATGTTGTTAGAAAGTAATTATCATGGATGTCCAAGAAACCATATTTAATTGGTCCTTTTCCTCATCGAAGGTCCGATATTCATCTTCCAAGAAACAACATTTTGCATACATGGTGATCAAGGAACTCCCAACACATTGGTTTTGGGCACACCTAGTTTTCACTATCAAGTAATGGACTGCAGCACCCTGACCCCATGAAGCTAGCATGGCCAAAGCTTGGAGTAAGGTACAAAAGGAGGTTTCATCTAGGAAAACTCCCTCTCCCACCATATGTAGGAAACAACCACAAGCATCTTCGGGTCAATCACCTTTAATCCAACCCATCATCATAACATTGCAAGTCACAACATCTCTGTTGGAGCATCTCTCGAACACCTTCGCAACTTCTTCCAAGAACCCACATTTACAGTATATGCCAATGAGTGAGTTCCTCACATAGGCCAAAGACGACTCCATTGCAAGCTTAACCACCAAATCATGCACCACTCTCCCAAATCCGATTCTACACACATTTGAGCATGCACTCAACACGCTGGATAAGCTCACTTGATTAGGGGTCAAGAGCCCATCATTGTTCAACAACGAGCGAAAAGCTTCCATCGCGTCACAGTATAGCTTGTTGTGGACAAGCCCCCACAATCAACGCAT
Coding sequences:
- the LOC122048476 gene encoding pentatricopeptide repeat-containing protein At2g13600-like codes for the protein MGSVRPSSGRGKGLWGCAEASPCSRKHPLPPRPSHQPNLYANSGFHRALLIFANVCCHSNVVAWKPVIAHISRSCQLLDALSLFPQLHASTASTAPTPTPSPPSFPLAPTQTSLTAKSTPSIGFGRVVHDLVVKLAMESSLAYVRNSLIGIYCKCGFLEEVAKVFERCSNRDVVTCNVMMMGWIKACNRNELVNQGFKYYTCMVDLLGQAGCLDEAMQVIDAMPIHPDSSVWGSLLAACRKFSNLELSRKVAQNLFMIELHNFGNYVCIAWNVGRS